GATGTCTCGTTGCGTGATTCCCACGGCAAAGGTGTGGAATCACACACGGACAATCACCGGCCTTATACGCTCGATGACTTCAAAGTCTTCTTACAGCGCATCGATACCGCTGACATCAATGCGTCCGCACTTCAGGCCAACTTTGCTCGGCTGGTCTCCGGCAGAGAACAACTGCTGACTCAGCTGATTTCCGAAAAGAATGCGCAGGAATTGAAGAAATTGGCGTCTCGTTTTGGCTGCTTTGATGCTGGTCGGAACACCAAACAGCAAAATGCCGAAGCAATCATCCGCTCCATGATGCAGGCTTATACGCTCCAAAAGACTGTGATGTATCAACCTTTTTCAGGTGAGACCTATGAAACGGCCATTCAGAAGGCGGTTGAATCAATCGGTGAGGAAGAGATTCAGTCCTATCTCCAGGATCGAACGGCCAGGTCAGATAAAATCGAGAAGTCACTCACTCGACCGGAAACGCTGGAAGAATTCCGATACTTTGTGAATCATAAAGGCGAAACAGAACTCCGTCCCGAACAGAGAGTCGCTTTTGACCGGCTGCAAGCAAAGCAGACACGCGCGGAGCGTGCCAATAGAAAAACAGCAACCGTGGAACAATTCTCGGGAGATGTCGCCGACCTGCAAATTACAATCAAGGAGGGATTTCACACCCGACAGAATATCCCACTCTGGATTTGTCAGTTGAGCGAGCGCGTGGATCGTGCCACATTCAGCGACTTGAAATTCAAGGCACAACAACTGGGAGGCTGGTGGTCCAGTTTCAAAAAGGCTGATGCCGGTTTTCAGTTCAAGAATGAAGATTCCGCACAGAAATTCCAATCACTCTTGCAAGGCAATGCAGATCGAAGCGATGAACTGGCAGATCGCAAAACACGTAAGATTGAAACCGCCAGTGAACGACTTCTTCAACTGACCAGTGATCTGGAACAGTCTGCGAATGCAGCACTTCATCAGGATCGTCTTACCAATACCGTACGGCGTTCAGAAATGGCAGCCGGGATTCGTGGACGGGCTTATGCGGAACTTGCCTTTGCAGGAACGATGCGTCGCCTGGCGACCGGACTTGCGGCGGGAGAAACCCTGTATCTGGATGGCATTCGCACCAAGACTCAGCTGAGTACCCTGATCAATGTTCTCAGGCGTGCCAAACGCAAGCGAAATGAGTTACTCCTCAGGGAAAAGGGAGACCTCGGTGTCTGGGAACGTCACAATACCGTTGAAGAACTCGATCAGCGTCCACTGGAGGTGGAGGATGCTGACTTCGCTGAGTTCCCTTATCCGAATATTTACAAACGGAATCTGGAAGCAGTGATAACCAGTGCCGCTAACCGCAAAGGCCTCAAACAACGGGCGGAGAAACTGAAAAAACGAACTGCTGCAGCAGGAGAGTTCATCGCGTTTCAGAAAGAGTACGAAATCAATGAGTTCACTGAATTCTGTAACCGCTGTAAAGGAGCCGGCATCGATGTCCAATGGCTTGAACGCTCACTGGACGACTTTAAACGGCTCCATGCCGCCAACATT
This window of the Gimesia fumaroli genome carries:
- a CDS encoding DNA methyltransferase family protein, whose protein sequence is MSKNNHQANTRESLSELQEAVELLAQEVRVLREVIDEIREDFRWAVQNGCLTAGDETVPESHAGNFLKSARSQADFGEDMTTTEDVDQQCDSPAEHSTEEPAGSAITGDLNERIQQHEEWERTVRDPAKEASEGVRKLQTKDQGASAEYEIALLPSGRWALRTDLRYHVGDLRGNTTPWAEYESREECVDQFVSRAKQFFDREIDAGGNELQQKARTEMLRYFEGSLFGFVEPDVVRQHDTAAQQPEASTPDPVTVPDMPEQVPLEQAAVPIQTEPTLSSNADSADVSLRDSHGKGVESHTDNHRPYTLDDFKVFLQRIDTADINASALQANFARLVSGREQLLTQLISEKNAQELKKLASRFGCFDAGRNTKQQNAEAIIRSMMQAYTLQKTVMYQPFSGETYETAIQKAVESIGEEEIQSYLQDRTARSDKIEKSLTRPETLEEFRYFVNHKGETELRPEQRVAFDRLQAKQTRAERANRKTATVEQFSGDVADLQITIKEGFHTRQNIPLWICQLSERVDRATFSDLKFKAQQLGGWWSSFKKADAGFQFKNEDSAQKFQSLLQGNADRSDELADRKTRKIETASERLLQLTSDLEQSANAALHQDRLTNTVRRSEMAAGIRGRAYAELAFAGTMRRLATGLAAGETLYLDGIRTKTQLSTLINVLRRAKRKRNELLLREKGDLGVWERHNTVEELDQRPLEVEDADFAEFPYPNIYKRNLEAVITSAANRKGLKQRAEKLKKRTAAAGEFIAFQKEYEINEFTEFCNRCKGAGIDVQWLERSLDDFKRLHAANIQTLPELRMALRELIPHLQKKQADDPVLKAEQALIGKKLEGFFPTPRSVISRMLELADIPPEARILEPSAGKGDILDMLREHCPDARLTAIELNGTLFDVLAAKGHSVERGNFLEHQGEYDRIVMNPPFEKGADMEHVRHAFDLLAPNGKLVAIMSEGPFFRNDTQATEFRNWLDEVGGDSEQLSEDAFNSSEAFRKTGVRTRIVTIAR